From Solanum stenotomum isolate F172 chromosome 2, ASM1918654v1, whole genome shotgun sequence:
aaatttgaatattatatGAAGGAACTTTGGGAGGTAAATGATGTTAATGGAGATATCATCAAAGGACATCTTCAATTTGAAAATCAAAAAATGATTTCTGCTTGAATTTAATtgtttaggaaaaaaaattagtttctaattttgattttttttttctttttttttcttttgtgtatGTATGTGTTTTCATGTAATGTGTATTAAAAGAAATTGTGAATGCAATAATCTATGTccaattaactttaaatttgtaaaattcAATCTccctaaaaaaacaaaaaaacaagaagGTTAAAAACCATAGAAATGGAATGGAAAAGACCCGCTAGACACTGTCTCCGTTGTACTTATCTCAGTTGAGATTTGTTggatttattttcatatattctgCATATATATATGAGATATGGAGatattccttttccttttctaattttgtcatgtaaatattcttttgatatttttttctttttcatttgatcttgagaatattttatttttttagggtttaccATTAGATGTCATCTTACTTGTATAAATACAACCTAATTGTATAGTTTTATTCATTCAAAAATACAGGAAGAAAATTTTCTATACTGTTCTTCATTTATTCTTTCATGGTTTCTGAGCAgtgttaattttaattttttagtcttccgctttcatttttcttctttattttcaaaaatggtTGAAATTGAATCATCCAATACTCAAATCACAGAAACGAGTGATAGAGTTCCTGCAATTAATGCAGTGGATTTATCACATGCTTTCTACATTCACCCTTCTGATTATCCCGACATGAACCTTGTCTCCACTGTTTTTGACGGTAGGAGTTATGATGGCTGGAGAAGGGCTGCTATTATAGCCCTTTCAGCGAAGAACAAACTAGGATTCATTGATGGATCCCTATTTGTTCCTACTAATATAACTCTTCAAAAGGCTTGGTCAAGATGTAATGACATGGTCTTATTCTGGTTACTCAATTCTCTCTCAAAAGAAATTATTGAGTTTGTCTTGTACTCCCAAATCGCCAAAGTCTTATGGTCTGACCTGGAAGATAGATTTGGTCAGGCTAATGGTGTCAAAttgtttcaacttcaaaaagaTTTAAATGTTGTAGTTCAAGGAAATTCCAGTATTTCTGCATATTTCACAACAATGAAGAGTTTGTAGGATGAGTTAGATGCACTAAACACTTTTTCTGCTTGTAGTTGTGAGTGTGTATATggagcaaaagaaaaaaatataaaagctCAGCAAGATGAAAGGTTGCTTCATTTTCTTATGGGTCTAAATGACACTTTCACAGGGGTTAGAAGTAATATTTTGTTATCTTCCTCTCTTCCTACTATTGGTCAAGCTTATTCTCTTGTTATTCAAGATGAAAAACAAAGGAAAATTCTTGCTACTCCTGCTTATCCAGGAGAATCAACATCCTTTCTTGTTGGTAATGCAGGAGAAATGAGGTTCAATGATTACAAAACTCAACAAGAAAATTTCATTAAGAAAACTTCTCTGGTGTGCAACTATTGTAAGAAGATAGGACATACCATTGACCATGCTATAAAATTcatgattttccttcaaatttcaagttcactAAATCTAAGAAGTATTAAAAGGGTACTATTGCCAGGAATGCTTTTAGTACGTGAGAAGGTACGTACTCATCATGGAGTGGAAAATGATTCAGATGTGAATTCTCTTAGTCAAGAAAATGTGGCACAACTTTTGTAACTTTTATAGAAACTAAATCAAAAGAATGATGGGTCTACTAATACATCTGCAAACCTCACTTATGCTGGTATGACCAAGCTCTTTAATTCTTATGCTTACATGTTTAAAGTTGACACTTGTTCTTGGATATTAGATAGAGGAGCATCTGAGCATATGACTTTTGATAAAAGTTTTTTCACTAATTTCAATCTTTTACCTAAACCTATCATGGTAACTCTACCTAATTCTCATAAAGTAAAGGTTACTCATTCAGGATCTGTTTCTCTTTTATCCAACCTATTTCTACAAAATGTTCACTATATTCCTTCTTTCAGATTCAATCTTATCTCAATTCACAAATTATGTAAACAACGTCAAAAATATGTGCTTTTTACCCCTAACGCTTGTTTCATGTTAGGGCCCTTCACTGAAGAGGCCTCTGGTGCTTGGTAAAGAACAAGGAGGTCTATATATCTTCAAGTCAAGTCAGCCAATAGTTTCTACAAAGAGCCTACCTAGTTTCAGTCTTCATAGTCTATCGTTTTCAAGTTCTTTAATCTATGCGTTTACTTCTTGTTCTAGTTTCTTTGATTCCAATGTAAAAGAGAAGCTATGGCACTATAGATTAGGCCATATGCCAATGAGTAATATGAAgaaagtttttcaattttctaaatcTTGTTCAAAGTTGTCTTCTTCGTGTGTTGTTTGTCCTATGGCAAGGCAATCAAAGTTATCTTTTCCTTCTAGTGTTATTTGTACCAAGGTTGCTTTTGACTTAATTTATGTAGATACTTGGGGTCCTTATAAATCTACTACATATGATGGGTATATGTATGTTCTTAtaattgttgatgattttagtAGAGCTACTTAGACTCATCTACTTGGGACTAAATCAAATGCATTCTCTGTCCTTCAATCTTTTATTTCTATGGTAGAAAGAcaattcaatttcaaagttaaaattatcaaaactgaTAATGCTTTTGAATTAGGTTGTGAAAAAATTcaatctaatttttttctttccaaggGAATTATTCATCAAACTACTTGTGTCCACACTCCACAACAATATAAAGTAGTGGAGAGAAAACACAAGCATTTATTGGAAACATCAAGAGTTCTTTTATATCAATCTCACCTTCCTATTGGTTAATGGGGGAATGCTTGTTAACAACTATTTATCTTATAAATAGATTTTCTTCCGGTGTTTTGAATTCAAGAACCCCTTTTGAGGTTCTGTTCAAAGTTAAACCATCTTATTCTTATCTAAAGTGTTTTGGTTGCTTGTGTTTTGTCTTTACTCTTCCTTTACATAGAACTAAATTTGATCCTAAAGCTTCACCTtgtgtgtttataggatattcATATGAAAAAAAGGGCTACAAAGTGTTGGATCTACAAACCAAGAAAATTTCAGTCTCTAGGAATGTTATTTTCCATGAAGAATATTTTCCTTTCTCTTGACAATCTGATTTACATTCTACTTTATTTCCTTCTACTACTATCATTTCTTCTGATTATCCCTTAGAATCTCATTTTCcacatcaaattcaaattctgaTTATTCTTCTGATTTTGATAATGTCCCCATATCTACTAGTCCTTCTAAATCTCTGTCTCCTTCCAATGTTACTTCACATATCAATTCCTCTCCTGATATATCTCCTATACATTCTTATCCATTACCTATTGTTCAAACTATACTCAGAAAATCTTTTAGAAATCATAAGAAACCTTATTACATAGAAGACTATATTTGCAATGCCCTCCATCTTACTGATGTGACTTCTTCTTGTTTCCTAAATCCTGTTACTCCTGAGTCTTTATTTTTTAGTGATTTATCTTCTAACAATAAACTCATGCTCAATTCCATTACTAGTATATAGGAACGTGTTAGCTATATTCAGGCAGCTCACCATTCGGGTTGGCAGGAAGACATGGATAAAGAACTTATAACTTTAAACCTTAACAACACATGAAATGTTATTGTGCTGCCTACAGGTAAGAAGGCTCTGCCATCTAAATAGGCTTATAAGGTAACACAACAGTCTGATGGAAGTAATGAAAGACTAAAAACTAGATTAGTCATTAGAGGTGATGTGCAGAGAAAATGTATTGATTATAATGAAACTTTTTCTCCAGTAGTCGAGATGACCACCATCAAGTGTATTTTAGCTATTGCGCTGAAGAATGGATGGGGTGTGTTTCAATTAGATGTGAACAATGCTTTTCTACATGGTGATTTAAATGAAGAGgttt
This genomic window contains:
- the LOC125854645 gene encoding uncharacterized protein LOC125854645, producing MVEIESSNTQITETSDRVPAINAVDLSHAFYIHPSDYPDMNLVSTVFDGRSYDGWRRAAIIALSAKNKLGFIDGSLFVPTNITLQKAWSRCNDMVLFWLLNSLSKEIIEFVLYSQIAKVLWSDLEDRFGQANGVKLFQLQKDLNVVVQGNSSISAYFTTMKRVRSNILLSSSLPTIGQAYSLVIQDEKQRKILATPAYPGESTSFLVGNAGEMRFNDYKTQQENFIKKTSLVCNYCKKIGHTIDHAIKFMIFLQISSSLNLRSIKRVLLPGMLLVREKVRTHHGVENDSDVNSLSQENVAQLL